The Branchiostoma floridae strain S238N-H82 chromosome 10, Bfl_VNyyK, whole genome shotgun sequence genome has a segment encoding these proteins:
- the LOC118425063 gene encoding angiopoietin-2-like yields MTSTQETPVLTDSSERTEFPSNPRTEGAVRACGEPRDCADLYEEGSTTSGVYCITLQNSTRVGVYCDMDTDGGGWTVIQRRIDGTVPFNRPWADYKRGFGNKSGEHWLGNDNIHLLTNQRAYRLRIVMSPPQGKQQSFTCTRGYFK; encoded by the exons ATGACATCCACTCAGGAAACTCCGGTGCTGACTGACTCGTCGGAGAGAACGGAGTTTCCTAGCAACCCACGAACAGAGGGGGCCGTCCGCGCGTGCG GAGAGCCCCGTGACTGTGCAGATCTCTATGAGGAAGGCTCCACAACAAGCGGTGTGTACTGCATCACCCTACAGAACAGCACACGTGTGGGGGTCTACTGTGACATGGATACTGACG GCGGAGGTTGGACAGTCATCCAGCGTCGGATTGACGGCACGGTTCCGTTTAACCGGCCCTGGGCGGACTACAAGCGCGGGTTCGGGAACAAGTCAGGCGAACACTGGCTGGGGAACGACAACATCCACCTCCTGACCAACCAGAGGGCCTACAGGCTGCGGATAGTAATGTCGCCACCACAGGGAAAACAGCAAAGCTTCACGTGCACCCGTGGTTACTTCAAGTAA